Proteins encoded in a region of the Zea mays cultivar B73 chromosome 4, Zm-B73-REFERENCE-NAM-5.0, whole genome shotgun sequence genome:
- the LOC103652726 gene encoding cytochrome P450 71C3: MALQAAYEYLQQAVGHGAWSSTQTLTLLLIAVPTVLLLLASLAKSTSSSGRGKPPLPPSPPGTLPIVGHLHHIGPQTHISLQELVAKYGHNGFLFLRAGAVPTLIVSSPSAAEAVMRTHDHIFASRPWSMASHILRYNTCDVAFSPLGEYWQQTRKLMNTHLLSNKKVYSFRHGREEEVCLVVDNLREAAAKSPSTAVDMSEVLAAYTNDVVSRSVLGSTHRKKGRNTLFREMTMTNVDLLVGFNLEYYIPRWPLTDLLFRLVCWKVTRHLKRWDALLEEVIHEHVEMRKLSGDKEKESDDFIDIFLSRYEEYGFTMDNVKSLLMNVFEAAIETSYLVLESAMAELMNHRRVMKKLQAEVRAYGAEKKLDMIREDDLSSLPYLKASMKEALRLHPPGPLLLPHYSTADCQIDGYHIPANTRVLVNGWAIGRDPAVWEKPEEFMPERFMRDGWDKSNSYSGQDFRYLPFGSGRRICPGANFALATMEIMLANLMYHFDWEVPNEKEDGGGKVSMDETFGLMLRRNEPLYLVPRAV; encoded by the exons ATGGCACTCCAGGCAGCCTACGAGTACCTGCAGCAGGCCGTCGGCCATGGCGCGTGGTCGTCCACGCAGACGCTGACGCTGCTGCTCATCGCCGTACCCACCGTACTACTGCTGCTAGCGTCCCTCGCCAAGAGCACGTCGTCGTCCGGTAGGGGCAAGCCGCCGctccctccctcgccgccgggcaCCCTCCCCATCGTGGGGCACCTACACCACATCGGGCCCCAGACCCACATCTCGCTCCAGGAGCTGGTGGCCAAGTACGGGCACAACGGGTTCCTGTTCCTCCGCGCCGGCGCCGTGCCCACCCTGATCGTGTCGTCGCCCAGCGCCGCCGAGGCCGTGATGCGCACCCACGACCACATCTTCGCGTCCCGGCCGTGGTCCATGGCCTCCCACATCCTCCGCTACAACACCTGCGACGTGGCCTTCTCGCCGCTCGGCGAATACTGGCAGCAGACCAGGAAGCTGATGAACACGCACCTGCTCAGCAACAAGAAGGTCTACTCCTTCCGCCATGGCCGCGAGGAAGAG GTGTGCCTCGTCGTGGACAACCTCCGCGAGGCGGCCGCCAAGTCGCCGTCGACGGCCGTGGACATGAGCGAGGTGCTGGCGGCGTACACCAACGACGTGGTGAGCCGGTCGGTGCTGGGCTCGACGCACCGGAAGAAAGGCCGGAACACGCTGTTCAGGGAGATGACCATGACCAACGTGGACCTCCTGGTGGGGTTCAACCTGGAGTACTACATCCCGCGGTGGCCGCTGACGGACCTGCTCTTCAGGCTCGTGTGCTGGAAGGTCACGCGCCACCTCAAGCGCTGGGACGCCCTGCTGGAGGAGGTGATCCACGAGCACGTGGAGATGAGGAAGCTGTCcggcgacaaggagaaggagtcggaCGACTTCATCGACATCTTCCTCTCCAGATACGAGGAGTACGGCTTCACCATGGATAACGTCAAGTCCCTCCTCATG AACGTGTTCGAGGCAGCCATCGAGACCTCATATCTGGTGCTGGAGTCCGCCATGGCCGAGCTCATGAACCACAGGCGCGTCATGAAGAAGCTGCAAGCGGAGGTACGGGCGTACGGAGCGGAGAAGAAGCTGGACATGATCAGGGAGGACGACCTGAGCAGCCTGCCGTACCTAAAGGCGTCCATGAAGGAAGCGCTGCGGCTGCACCCACCggggcccctgctgctgccgcactACTCCACCGCCGACTGCCAGATCGACGGGTACCACATCCCCGCCAACACGCGCGTCCTCGTGAACGGCTGGGCCATCGGCAGAGACCCGGCGGTCTGGGAGAAGCCCGAGGAGTTCATGCCGGAGAGGTTCATGCGGGACGGCTGGGACAAGTCCAACAGCTACAGCGGCCAGGACTTCAGGTACCTGCCGTTCGGGTCTGGGCGCCGGATCTGCCCCGGGGCCAACTTCGCGCTCGCGACCATGGAGATCATGCTCGCCAACCTCATGTACCATTTCGACTGGGAGGTCCCCAATGAGAAGGAAGACGGTGGCGGGAAGGTGAGCATGGACGAGACGTTCGGGCTGATGCTTCGCAGGAACGAGCCGCTCTACCTTGTTCCTAGGGCCGTCTAG